The Roseibium sp. Sym1 nucleotide sequence TGTTAACAATTGATTTTCCAGGCGGGGATTTTGAGTGTTGTTTTGAAAAAAAAGGAATTCAAACTCAGTATCTTGTGGGGAAAAGCGTCAATAAGGATTATATTTGAGAATTTACTTTGACAGTCTCTTCTTCAGGTTGAGTGTTCGGGCCGCGACCGGCAGGAGGTCCTGGACTTCGCGGATCTGTTAAGGCATCCCGAAAGGCATGCCTCCGGCGACACCCGGCTCGACCGGGGAGGCGCTTGTGCCGGCAATACGCGATTGCGCTCCGTTACTTCCCTGGCATCCAGGCTGCTGCGGGCACAGGCAACCGCGCCTTGCAGAGGCGCAGTTGCTTTCGTCCAATCCGTGTCAGCCGTAAACCAGGTTGGGCAACCAGGTGATCAGCCCCGGGAACAGCATGCACAGCACCAGCCCGACGACCTGGAGACCCAGAAACGGCAGGGCCGACTTGAAGATATCCGTCATCGGGATTTCGGGCGGTGCGACGCCGCGCAGATAGAAGAGAGCATAACCGAAGGGCGGCGACAGGAAGCTCATCTGCATGTTGACCAGATAGAGCACGCCGAACCACAGCACCAGGTCGTCCGGATTGTCGAGGCCGAAGGAAGCCGCGCCGAGCGCCTTGATGATCGGTACGAAGATGGGCACGCACAATAGCAGGATGCCGACCCAGTCCAGGAACATGCCCAGCACCACCAGAACGATCTGCATGATGATCAGGATGCCCCAGGGGCCGAGGCCGGTCGCCTCGAGCGCACCCTGCACGAATTGCTGGCCGCCTTCCAGGACATAGAGACCGACGAAGATGGTCGCGCCGAACATGATCCAGATCACCATGGCCGAGGCCTTCAGGGTGGTCAGCGACGCCTCGCGCAGGGTCTGCCAGTCGAGATTGCGGTGGATGGCGGCGACGATGATCGCGCCGAACGTGCCGATGCCCGCGGCCTCGACCGGCGTTGCGACGCCGGTGAAGATCACTCCGAGCACGATCGCGATCAGGGCGATCGGAGCGGACATGTTGGACAGCAGCCGGATTTTCTCGCGCATGGGGATGCGCTCTTCCACGGGAATCGGCGGCCCCTTCTTCGGATCGATGACGCTGCTGATGATCACGTAGAGCACATACATGCCCGACAGCAGAAGGCCGGGGACGACCGCGCCGATAAACAGTTCGCCCACCGACTGTTCGGCCACCACCGCGTAGATGATCGCCAGGATGGAAGGGGGGATGAGGATGCCAAGCGTGCCGCCGGCCATGATCGAGCCCATGGCGATTTTCGGGTCATAATGACGCTTCAGCATCGCGGGCAGGGCGATGATCCCCATGGTTACGACAGCGGCGCCGATGACGCCGACCATTGCCGCCAGCACCGTCGAGGCGATGATGGTTGCCGCCGCCAGGCCGCCCTTGACGCCGCCGAGCACCTTGTAGATGACGTCGAACATGTCATTGATGATGCCCGCCCGCTCAAGCATCGACGCCATGAAGATGAACAGCGGGATCGCCGACAGCTGGTAATTGGTCATCAGCGGGAATATGCGCGAGGGCACGATGTTAAGGGCACGTTCGTCGCCGAGCACGAACAGGAACACGCAGGCAAGCCCTCCCGTGACGAAGGCCAGGGGCAGTCCCGCCATGAGCAGGACCAGCAGCGAGCCGAACATGATGAGTGTCAGCCACTCAATTCCGATTTCCAGTCCCATGTGATCAAGCCCTGCCCGTCAATGCGCGTATGTCCTGCGCGAATTTCGAAATGCCCTGGAGCACAAGGAGGAGCCCTCCGAGCACCATCACCCATTTCATCGGCCAAAGCGGCACTTCCCATTCGTTGAAGCTGATTTCGCCCCAGCGGATATTCGGATCCGTCCATTGGGCGAGATTCCAGCTTGCCACGACCTCGCTGACGCCGATCTCGCCGCGCGCCCAGTCCGAAATCAGGGAATTGCCGGAAGGCACGGCGATGGCGTCGAAGGCGAAGATCCAGGACGTGACCAGCAGCGTTCCGGCGAAGATGAAGAAGAACACCGAAGTCAGCAGGTCCACCACCGCCTTGCGGCGTTTCGACATTGGGGCATAGAAGACATCGACCCGGACATGCGATTCCGTCAGCATGGCGTAGGAGCCGGCGATCAGGTATTGCATGCCGAACATGAGGTACATGGCCTCGTGGGCCCAGTTGGTCGGGCTGCCGAAGACATAGCGGCTCATCACCTCGAAATAGTAGACGATGACGGCGATCACTGCCCAGTAGCTCACGAATTCGCCGCAAAACAGGGACAGCCGGTCGATCCAGCCTGTCCATCCCCTGGACACATGGTCGGCGTCATCCT carries:
- a CDS encoding TRAP transporter large permease → MGLEIGIEWLTLIMFGSLLVLLMAGLPLAFVTGGLACVFLFVLGDERALNIVPSRIFPLMTNYQLSAIPLFIFMASMLERAGIINDMFDVIYKVLGGVKGGLAAATIIASTVLAAMVGVIGAAVVTMGIIALPAMLKRHYDPKIAMGSIMAGGTLGILIPPSILAIIYAVVAEQSVGELFIGAVVPGLLLSGMYVLYVIISSVIDPKKGPPIPVEERIPMREKIRLLSNMSAPIALIAIVLGVIFTGVATPVEAAGIGTFGAIIVAAIHRNLDWQTLREASLTTLKASAMVIWIMFGATIFVGLYVLEGGQQFVQGALEATGLGPWGILIIMQIVLVVLGMFLDWVGILLLCVPIFVPIIKALGAASFGLDNPDDLVLWFGVLYLVNMQMSFLSPPFGYALFYLRGVAPPEIPMTDIFKSALPFLGLQVVGLVLCMLFPGLITWLPNLVYG